The genomic DNA CTTTTAAGAGATAATGCATGTACAAAAATTATTTTAAGGAAATTAAATGGCAACAGTAACATTTAAAAACGACATCGTATGTAATCTAGCAGGTACAGAAATCAATGTAGGTGACACAGCACCTGTAACTACAGTAGTAAACTGTGATCCAATGCTTCAAGATGAAACAATCGGTGGTGAAGGTAAAGTGCAATTGGTCATTGCTGTACCATCACTTGACACAGGTGTATGTGATGCAGAGACTAGAAGATTCAACACTGAAGCTGCTGGTCTTGACGGTGTAGAAGTGATTACAGTCTCTATGGACCTTCCATTTGCTGCAGCTAGATGGTGTGGTGCTGCAGGGATCGATAACATTAAAGTATGTTCAGACTTTAGAAACAAAGATTTTGCTAACAATTATGGTGTTCTTTTGGCAGATGGTCCTTTAGCGGGTATCATGGCGAGAGTGATCTTTGTTATCGGTAAAGATGGTAAAGTTGCGTATAAGCAAGTGGTTCCGGAAATTACAGAAGAGCCTAACTACGAAGAAGCATTAGCAGCAGCTAAGGCAGCTTGTTAATTTGCTTACTCCTTTTCGATAAACCTCTTCTTTTGAAGAGTGTTTATCTCTACCTACTCTTTTTCTCTTGCCGTTGACTCTTTTTTATTTACCGTTAGTTATCTAACTTGTGCTAAAATTTCCTCATTATACGCTTCAAGGACAGTAAAACATATGCGATACTTTTATGGATTTATAATGCTCTTATGGTTGACAGGATGTAAGCAACCTCTTGAACCTAGGGTAGTGAATAACCACTATACTTTAGAAGAGTGCAAAGAAGAATTACTAGAGGCTGAAGATTATTCTCAGGGTGAAAGTATCGATAAGATCGTTGTGGTTAAGAAAGAGCGTAAAATGTATTTGTATAAAGAGGGTAAAGTACAAAATACACTTCCTGTCTCTTTAGGGAAAAATCCGATAGGGCACAAGCAGCAGCAAGGCGACAATAGAACACCTGAAGGTGAATTTTGGATCTCCAGAAAGCTATGTTCTCCTCAATACTTTCGTTCTCTTTGTATCTCATACCCACGTCCTGAAGACAAAGTAAGTGCTGCTAGAAGGGGCGTTAATCCAGGT from Sulfurovum xiamenensis includes the following:
- the tpx gene encoding thiol peroxidase; its protein translation is MATVTFKNDIVCNLAGTEINVGDTAPVTTVVNCDPMLQDETIGGEGKVQLVIAVPSLDTGVCDAETRRFNTEAAGLDGVEVITVSMDLPFAAARWCGAAGIDNIKVCSDFRNKDFANNYGVLLADGPLAGIMARVIFVIGKDGKVAYKQVVPEITEEPNYEEALAAAKAAC
- a CDS encoding L,D-transpeptidase family protein, whose protein sequence is MRYFYGFIMLLWLTGCKQPLEPRVVNNHYTLEECKEELLEAEDYSQGESIDKIVVVKKERKMYLYKEGKVQNTLPVSLGKNPIGHKQQQGDNRTPEGEFWISRKLCSPQYFRSLCISYPRPEDKVSAARRGVNPGGAVTLHGQPTWNADGKGDSYTLSKNWTQGCVAVTNSAMKELWYAVREGVPIIIR